Genomic segment of Helicobacter enhydrae:
CGGTTTTCTTTAAACGCTTCTTCATTTTTGAGATACTTTTTGACTTTCATCAAAATACGCTTAAACACCAAGTTTGCCAGATATTTTGAGCGAATTTGTGCAAAAACAATCTTGCGTGCATTTTTTAGACATTGTTCAGAATTCTCCGAACCAATGCAAATCAAAATAGGAAGTAGAAAAATCAATCTATCCACTTCTGTTCCTAATGCACGAGTTCTCCATTTGATAAACAAAGCCTCAAAAAAACCAACTCGCATTTTGATCAGCATAAAACGATCTCACTTCCAATGCCACCACTTGTAAAAAGCTCAAGCAATAAACTATGCTCCACTCTACCATCGACAATATGCACCTTTTTCACCCCCGCATTCAAGCACTCCACACAAGCCAAGATTTTTGGAATCATTCCACCACTAATCACGCCCTCATCAATCAAACCCCCAACTTCTGAAGTCTTGATACTTTTGAGCAATGAGCCATTTTGATCTAGCACCCCTTGCGTATCGGTCAAAAAAATCACTTTGTCGGCTTTGAGAGCTTTGGCGATCTCACAAGTCGCTTCATCGGCATTGACATTATAGGAGTTGCCATTATCATCTCCAGAGACAGGCGAAATCACAGGCACAATCCCACCTTGAAGCAATGCCTCCAACATCTCAATATTACTTCCGATGATCTCCCCAGTCAAGCCAAATCTACCCCCACTTTTTGCCCTAGCATTGAGCAGAGAGGAATCTTTGCCACTGATACCCACTGCCTTCACCCCATTGAGTGTCAGAAAATAAGCCAACTCTTTGTTGATTTGCCCACTCAAAACCATTTCCACAACTTCCATACACTCCGCAGAAGTGACACGCAAACCATCGACAAACTCACTTGCGATTCCAAAAATCTCCAAAACCTCATTGATCCTTTTGCCACCACCATGCACGATGATCGGGCAAATCCCAAGCATATACAACATCACAATGTCTTTGGCAAATTGTTTTTTTAGTTCGGGATTGAGCTGTGCAGATCCCCCATACTTGATCACCATACGACTTCCACGAAAGTTTTTGATAAAAGGAAGTGCATCAAGCAAAATCTCAGCTGTCATCAAGCGATTCATTGTTTGTCCTAAGTTGAAAATTTTTGGATTATATCGCAAACTACAATGCGAACCGAAAAGTTTTTGCAATGGCTCAAATATTTCACTAATCAAAAACATCGATACAAACCCAATGCCAAAATCAAATGACTAAAATCTCAAAAATCAATTCAGACAGGCTGCCTCAAGCTTGAAGTTTGATTCTGTTTTTAAAGTTGGCTTGAGAGATTATGCTCTTTGGCAATTCTAGAATCTCTTAGTTTCTTTTTTTGGAGTTGCTTTTTCAGAAGCACACTTCTTAGTCATTGAAGCTTGCTTTGCTTTTTTCTATAAGGGGGACAAGGGGGTTTATTGCGAGGCACCCCCCTTATCCCCCTTAAAATCCCCCAAACCCCTGCCCGCTTTTTGTGTGTTACCCACATTAACTTGACTTTGTTTTGATTCCTTGGTGTTTCAAGTTTGTTTTTTAGAATCTCTTTGCAAACTCTCAAAAAACCCTAAAAAATACAAAAACCCTCACTAAGCTATAAAGGCAATGAAAACCGCCTCCTAAACCAACCTTGTAGGACCCAAAAAGATTCCAAGTCAATGTAATCTTGAACGAGCCTTGCTAATGCAATGCTGGGGTTATGGGGGTTGTTAAGGGGGATAAGGGGAACGCTTGCTATAAGTTCCCCTTGCCCCCCTTAAGAGAGATCCTAGGGGATTCTAGAATTGTATAAAGGGTGGTTTGCTCAAGCCAACTTGAAAAGAAGTATTCAAGTCAAGCTTAAGAAACTAGAAAATGTGCTTTTGCCAAAGTAAAGCCTAAACAAAGAATCTAAGAGATTCTAGAATCACCACAAATCAACTCCTTCAAGCCTTTGGCAAAATCAATCAAAAATCGCTATAGCAAATCCCAAACACAATGCACTTCTGCAAGGATTGAATTTTTACTTCAAACAATGTAAAATGGCAGCTCTCAAACCCCAAACCACTAAGGAAATAGATTGAAAGATAAGGCAATACAGATTCTACAAACCAATCTTAAAGCCATTTTTGGCTCCAAAGATTTAAGCGTTGTAGGCTTTGTAGTCGCCATCTTGGCGATCATTATCATCCCTCTACCAAGTGGGATTTTGGACTTTTTGCTTAGCATTTCAATTGCCTTGTCTGTGTTGATCATCCTCATCGGACTTTATATCAAAAAGCCCACAGACTTTTCGGCTTTTCCTACATTGCTTCTGATTGTCACGCTCTATCGTTTGGCGCTCAATATTGCTACGACAAGAATGATTTTGAGCGAGGGATACAAAGGACCTGAAGCAGTCAGTAGCATTGTTACTGCTTTTGGGAATTTTGTCGTTGGGGGGAACTATGTGATTGGTGTGATCGTTTTTTGTATCCTTGTGCTTGTCAATCTAATGGTTGTCACCAATGGTTCTACGCGTGTTACAGAAGTCAAAGCGAGATTCACTCTTGATGCGATGCCCGGCAAACAAATGGCGATTGATGCGGATATGAATGCAGGGCTTATCAATGAACAAGAAGCCAAAAAGCGTCGTGAGGCTTTGGCTCAAGAGGCGGATTTTTATGGAGCGATGGATGGAGCGAGTAAATTTGTCAAAGGGGATGCGATCGCAGGAATCATCATCACGATTGTCAATATCGTGGGGGGCTTTTTGATTGGCTCAATGCAATATGGCTTGAGCATCACACAAAGTGCAGAAACTTTTACAATCCTTACAATCGGTGATGGACTTGTCGGACAGATCCCTGCCCTGCTTATCTCCACAGCCACAGGTATCATCGTCACACGCACGACACAAAACGACAACAAAATCTTCGCCCAAGATTTGGTGACACAACTTGTCAATAGTCAAAAGATTCTTAGTATTTTGGCAACGATTTTGTTTTTTGGCGTATTTATTCCCGGGTTCCCAAAAATCCCAATGTTTTTCTTGAGCCTTTTCTTTTTTGGCATTGCCTATATGATGGGTGAGGGAGAGAAACGCTCTCTTTTTGCACCATTTGAGAAGTTTTTGGGCAAAGCCACAAATACCAAAGCCACAATCCCCGATCCTGCTTCACACGCCCCAATCGCCAAACCCAAAAAGACAGAAGAAGAAATCGAAAAAGAAGAAGAAAAAATCATCAACGATGTTTTGAAAGTCGAGGTTTTGGAACTCTTTTTGGGGTATCAACTCATCAAACTTGCAGATGTGAAACAAAATGGGGATTTGTTGGAACGCATTCGTGGGATCCGCAAAAAAATCGCTTCAGATTTTGGTTTTTTGGTCCCAAAAGTGCGAATCAAAGACAATCTACAACTTGCCCCAACGCATTATGAGCTAATGCTCAAAGGTATCAAAATCGGAGAGGGTGAAGTCTTGCCAGATCATTTCTTGGCAATGGATACAGGCTATGTTGGCAGTGCTATCGAAGGCATTGCTACCAAAGAACCTGCTTTTGGAATGGACGCATTGTGGATCGAAGCCAAAGACAAAGAGGAGGCAATCATCCAAGGCTATACCGTGATTGATCCATCCACAGTTGTTTCTACGCATATTTCTGAACTCATCAAGCAATATGCTCCAGAATTTATCACCAAAGATGAGGTGAAAAAACTTCTCAATCGCCTCAATGATTCTTATCCTGCAATCATTGAAGAAGCCAACAAAATCCCCACAGGGACGATCCGTCAAGTCTTGCAAGAATTGCTCAAAGAAAAAATCCCTATCCGCGATATGCTCACAATCTTAGAAACAATCACAGACATTGCAAGTGCGACACAAAACAATGTAGAAATCATCGTAGAACAAGTCCGAACCAAACTTGCACGAACTATCACGAATCTATTCAAATCCGATGATGGTGTGCTCAAACTCCTAATCTTTGACAACCAAACGGAGCATTACCTCATCACAAAGCTCAAAGAACACGGGACAAGCA
This window contains:
- the argB gene encoding acetylglutamate kinase, whose amino-acid sequence is MNRLMTAEILLDALPFIKNFRGSRMVIKYGGSAQLNPELKKQFAKDIVMLYMLGICPIIVHGGGKRINEVLEIFGIASEFVDGLRVTSAECMEVVEMVLSGQINKELAYFLTLNGVKAVGISGKDSSLLNARAKSGGRFGLTGEIIGSNIEMLEALLQGGIVPVISPVSGDDNGNSYNVNADEATCEIAKALKADKVIFLTDTQGVLDQNGSLLKSIKTSEVGGLIDEGVISGGMIPKILACVECLNAGVKKVHIVDGRVEHSLLLELFTSGGIGSEIVLC
- the flhA gene encoding flagellar biosynthesis protein FlhA: MKDKAIQILQTNLKAIFGSKDLSVVGFVVAILAIIIIPLPSGILDFLLSISIALSVLIILIGLYIKKPTDFSAFPTLLLIVTLYRLALNIATTRMILSEGYKGPEAVSSIVTAFGNFVVGGNYVIGVIVFCILVLVNLMVVTNGSTRVTEVKARFTLDAMPGKQMAIDADMNAGLINEQEAKKRREALAQEADFYGAMDGASKFVKGDAIAGIIITIVNIVGGFLIGSMQYGLSITQSAETFTILTIGDGLVGQIPALLISTATGIIVTRTTQNDNKIFAQDLVTQLVNSQKILSILATILFFGVFIPGFPKIPMFFLSLFFFGIAYMMGEGEKRSLFAPFEKFLGKATNTKATIPDPASHAPIAKPKKTEEEIEKEEEKIINDVLKVEVLELFLGYQLIKLADVKQNGDLLERIRGIRKKIASDFGFLVPKVRIKDNLQLAPTHYELMLKGIKIGEGEVLPDHFLAMDTGYVGSAIEGIATKEPAFGMDALWIEAKDKEEAIIQGYTVIDPSTVVSTHISELIKQYAPEFITKDEVKKLLNRLNDSYPAIIEEANKIPTGTIRQVLQELLKEKIPIRDMLTILETITDIASATQNNVEIIVEQVRTKLARTITNLFKSDDGVLKLLIFDNQTEHYLITKLKEHGTSTTLLLTINETQKLKDTLQEQMIKVMQNGIQPVVLLVDNKLRRPLYEKMEQYKVDIVILSHTELDPNVEFEILNKPIEIDFKGQ